CTGGATGCGTTGTTAGAGTTCCGCCGTGATCACGATCTGCTGGTTAAGCTATCACAGGAACTGAAGGACTTTGGTACACTGCAAGCCAAGGATGGTTTGGACAAAGTGGAGAAGGTTATTTCCGACTTTCTGGCTCGGGAGCTTGAAAAGGCAAAAGATAATGGAGAGATTCGGGATTGTGATCCACAAGTCGTCGCTTTTATGATGATCCGCCTGTATATTGCACTGACCTCAGACTGGAACAAACAACATCAACCGCTGAGCAAAGAGGAAATTAAGACTTACTTTCGCCTTTTCTTAATGGAAGGAATTGCTGCTGTAACGTAATCCGAATTTAATCTACTATAAATAAGGGTTATTATGCGTGCAGAGCAGCGAGGCTTGTCGGAAGACAGGTTTGTTTTTTTGCTCTAAACTGACTGTTTGAGGAAAGTGGTCAGTCCGTGTTTCGGTAATTTTTCTGGAATGCGACATTTTATTTCATTATAGTTATTCCTGCTCATGAAGCAGAGAGATTAAGGGGAGAAAGTGACATGAAATCTTTATCCGTGTTTTTCAAGGATGTGGGATCGGCCGTGAGAAACCCGAAGGTGTTGATCCCTGTTATTGCAATTATGTTTATACCGATCCTGTATAGTGGCATCTATCTGGCAGCTTATTGGGA
The window above is part of the Paenibacillus sp. 1781tsa1 genome. Proteins encoded here:
- a CDS encoding TetR/AcrR family transcriptional regulator; protein product: MAPIDRRQQVIHAAAQSFAMFGYKATTMDQVAKIANVGKGTIYTFFTNKEQLFDQILVEVIQEMKNIAHREVHQESAFFDNLFRVLDALLEFRRDHDLLVKLSQELKDFGTLQAKDGLDKVEKVISDFLARELEKAKDNGEIRDCDPQVVAFMMIRLYIALTSDWNKQHQPLSKEEIKTYFRLFLMEGIAAVT